The stretch of DNA CCCAGATTCGATTCTTGCCCCATATACATTGTGTTTACTATTTTTGTGGTTGTTTTTTGGGCTAAGCCCATGTAATTTGATTGTTTTTTTCGTGTATATATATGAAAAAAATCGGTTGTTAGATGATTCGAACCCTGTAAATCAAATACACCTAAAGCctttaaataaacatcactacTTACTATGAAGTCGGTTAGTAACCAACAACCCACGTCCTACAAATAAGATCAAATATAACTCATGTTTACATAACCACTAAACTACTTATTAGGCTTATTCAAAACAACTAACTTAAAATAGGATGATAACACccactaagggtgtgtttggccTAATTTATAAAAGTGTTTCTGGactcaaaaacactttttggccaaatACATCATTTTGTAAAAGTTAAACAAAAAGTTCTCAAAagctaaaaatccatatttttgccCATAGAAATAGAAGTAGCAATTTGTTACTTCTGCTTTTGAAAAatacttttgaaaaattaagcttGAAAAATAAAAACTTATTTTTGAGAATCGAGGCCAAACATGCTCTAACATAGAATAGTAAACTAATTTTTACTAAATATTTTGGATCATATAATCCAACAAAATGTACACTTTTACTTGCacatttttaaaataataattaccTAGTTACATTCGAAAAGGCTATACTACGTTTATTGAATTTGtcttgtttgatttatctttGATTATGTCAAAAGTTGTCCCTAAAGTATATTGTGAAAAGAGATTAGTCATAGATGTAGACTTTAACCATGCATTGAATTAAATGGAGATAACCTAATAATTGTGATGGAGATTTATATTTGTTTCAACAGCTAGTCTTGTTTCAacggctaatcccgtcacaagtttATGACCTCTCATAAAAatggagaggggacaaggtggggcacccctcatgtacttcccactcacctctcaatgtaTACTTTTACTTTCacatttttaaaataataattaccTAGTTACATTCGAAAAGGCTATACGTTTATTGTATTTGTTTTAGTTTTTTACCTCGTCGCCTCAATAAGGTTGCCCATAACCTAGCTAAAGCTGAAATAAGGTTGTAAGGCAATCAttttacagctgccaaaaaaaaaaaaaaaaaaaagatttatcCAAACAatgatttttatttgattatGTCAAAAGTTGTCCCTAAAGTATATTGTGAAAAGAGATTAGTCATAGGAGTCGTTTGGTTCGCTATAGGAAGATAGAATTTCCGGGAATATTAAATTCATATGAACTTGAAAATCACATGAATTGtgtaaatgttgtttggttgaatgtgggaacttcaattcatgtgggaactcccacttacctagggggggcTAGGTAAGTGACTTCCTCCATTATGTAGGAATTGGAGTTTCATAGGAAGTTCTACTTCTCATGAATTGAGCAGCCAAACAAGACTCCATTTAGCCACTTCCCATGATTTTCCAATTCCCATGATTTTAAAAGGCAACCAAACAATCCCATAGATGTAGACTTTAACCATGCATTGAATTAAATGGAGATAACCTAATAACTGTGATGGAGATTTATATTTGTTTCAACAGCTAGTCTTGTTTCAacggctaatcccgtcacaagcttgtgacctctcacaaaaagggagaggggataaggtggggcatccctcatgtgcttctcactcacctctcaatgggcattttgtgagaggaaatggataTCGTCCGTCTTCAATGAAATTTTGTGTTGTTTCAATATGAAGAGAAACACAAATTTTGGTTTAGGCCTGGGACGTTGCTTCTGGGCGTCATCAGTGGGAATGGACGTGGACTCTAGGCATCGCTGAAAGGCCTGGACGTTGGGTATCAACGTCCATCATCCACCACGACTTTGAATTTCAACGTCCCTCACCCTACCTGGCGTTGATTTTCAGCGTCCATCAATCCTCCATAACAACCACCAAATACGACCTTCAACAACAACAGCAGCAACAAGAAACGCAACGACAACAACAATCAGCCATCAATGACAACAACAATACAATCGAAttcaacaataatattaattaaaattaaccaATTAAATCGAATTCATAATAAACAAAAGATATGGATGTGTATTACTTGTGGTGGTGTTGCGGTAGTGCTGTGGTGGTCGGGGTTGGTGTTGCGGTGCTGttcgttggtggtggtggtcttGGTTAGGTTGAAAAGGAACTGATTTGAGTGATTGAAAGAGAGGGTAAGAGGGACTGAGATGCAAGGGCGAGTGCGGCGGGttagtgtggtggtggtggtcagaGGCGGCAGTGCGGCGGGTGTGGTGGTGGAGTTTGGCTGCTGTTGGGTTGAAAGGGGAAAAGGAATGAGAGAATAGAGTAGACAGAGTGAGAAGGGTAGTGACGGTCATTTTTAAAAACAACGTCGACGATTCGTTAcaaaacgtcgacgacgtttcgCAACCCGGAATTTAATAGGTCTCAACAGTTCCATTGGAACTTGAAGGGAACAATCCAATTTGTCCAAATATAATAATGGCATGGTGAATCAATCTGGCTCAAATCTAGACTAAataagttagtttatgtcttatgATAAGTTGATTTCGAGTAGACCGTTAAATTCACAATTAGAAAGTACGTCAGCATTTTATAACCTTCAAAAATCGCATATTCGCGTAAAGTAGTTCAAGATATATAATCGTTGTTCCTACTTCCTAGTTATTCATTTCATTCATTATTGTGTAAGACGGTCTCATAATATGAGACGGCCCCTTTATATAAAAAACATTTAAATAATAGCAATAAATTTCAGTCGTCTTATTCTAAAATTTGTGTTAGTCACTTGGTCCTAACTCTTCTTACAGACTTACACCGTCTTCAAACTACTGTGAGAATCCTAAGTGAAAGGGACTTGATCCTTGGTAACAAAATGCAGTCTTTGCATAACTCAAGAAACAGTTCAGCAAACGCTACAGTTTGCCATGGCAATGCATCCATTTCAAGCGATTTACGACTTTGCGagttgattgaaatttgaaatgcaTGTAAAATAAGCAGAAGTTTGTAGGGGGAGGCATCATGTGCAACCGTGCTACTCTGTAGTACGTATCATCAGTCGATACGAAACCATTCAGCCAAAGCATTTAATTTTTTAACTTGCGATGCTGATACCAATTGCAAGACCTCAAATCCTAGGCCAAACCAATACAACTGTCGATAAATACATGCTCATACGACCATCACAAAAACAGAGGCGATAAACTACAGTGTCAAGATTCGCAACAGTTACCACATATGCAACAATTTCGGGGGGAAATTGAATTCTAGTAAGATTGAGCAGTAAATGTTTTTCTGAATTTTGATTTTTCGGTTTTCCTGCGCTGCATAATACGGAGTATTCATATTAGACATCAGACAAGTTGGCAACGAATTACATTTACAGTAGCAGTAGCAGTTCTAAGATACTGGCAGAACAGCTAATTACTCTGCCTATTGCCTACTATTCGATTATCCAAGCATGAAGCACCCTTGGAGCTATTTTCATAACTCGGTTGACATAATCAAGCAAGTAAACGGTACAACACAAAACACATGTAGCCCATAATTAGACCAGATTAGCAATTATATGCGTTAGCAAGGTTAGTAAATATATCTAAATACCCGATTTTCTTAGATATTCGATCAGCTAATGACTTGCTCCAAAATTCTTTTCATAAGGACTTCATTCTTTACATACTAGACCTGTAAATACTGAGTGCAACGATACCCTTAGCCCACCACGAAACATTGCCGATTTTGTTGTGTCTGATTCCTAAAGATGTTAAAAGTAGAGAGCAACCTAATACCTCAGTTGTTAAAAGAGCCCATCAACTAATGACTTTCTCGAAATTCTTCTCCACAAAGACTTGATGCTTTTCATATTGTCTTCAAGTTCTCTTAAATGACCCTCTTCTCCACCGGTTTCATCTTCCATGATCCTTAGCTCTTGTTTGGACCCACTGGAACCCACCATCTTTTTCTTCAAGCGAATGTTCCTGGCGGTCTCATCCCATTCCTCCTTCAAAGCGATATAATTTACTGTCTGATGAGCAACTTCTTCAAGGTAGTCACAATGCTTTTCAAGCCATTCTACATTGACCGCACAAGCATCGGGGAACTTGAGAGTGTCCCGTATATAATCAATGTGTTGCTGTCGTAGATTTTTAAAAGGGATTGTTTGAAGATATTGAATCGCTTGGCAGATTGTCACTAGGAAAATGTCAGGTTCAACTACACAGTCAGAAAATATATCACCATATTTGCTGAGTAGATTTCTGAGAATCGGTGCCAAATCCGATCTGATTTTGTATGGACCCACATTTACGTCAATCCTTTCCAAAGTGCTTTCGAGAAATCCATTTGCCATGTCGAGAACAGAAGCTGGAATGCTCATTTCAGGAGAATCGTGAGCTTTAGAAGATTGGGATTCATTTTCCGACAGACTTTGTTGAACGGTGTGTTTGGGAACTGGAAGTGAAAGGATCTCAGGCTGGAAATTAGTAGAAACTGGTTGAATTCCAACTGaaaatcaccaaaacaagataACAGCAGATAATGAGAATAGTCCAAACCTCGGGTTACCAAAGTGAAGTCTTAAATTGCAGATTTGATAAAGTATAAGAAAGTGCTCAGCCTACCGTTTACTTTTGGTGGTTTGATCCCTTGATGAACCTGATCTTCAACCACAAAATCAAGCATTGTAGGAGGTTTGTCGGGATAACACACATCATTCTCTTCATCAGTTCCGAAATCTAGTTCTACTGTCTCACTTAGAAACCCTGAATCAATTTGCTCTTCAGCTCCAAAATCAAGCTCCATAGTATCTTCAATACTATACCCTTCTCCATTTTCTATAACTTTGTAAACTAATTCACCAGCATAAGAAAAGTCAAGTTTACCGCTCTCATGAATGGTGATTTCTCCCGATGGACTTGCTATTAAAACGAGTTCATTAGAAATTGCTTCTGGGTGTTCTATAATATCTTCAATACTATACTTGTCTTCATTTTCTTCATCTTTATAAACTAATTCACCAAAATGACAAAACTCGGGTTCACAGCTTTCATGAATGGTGATTTCTCCTGATGAACTTGCTATTAAAACTAGTCCTTGAGAAATTGCTTCAGGGTGTTCTATGAAAGGTGACAAGACAACTTCCTTATAAGAAACAGACATGGGTACGAAGGTTTCTCCAGAATGCTGAAGTTgatttttccattcttcttccAATATTTCAGGTAATGATTTTGGTGGCAGCTTTTGTAAAACTTCTGACTGGTCCTCAGCAAGGGCTGTCTCACATGGTTTAGATTCCGTTAATGCACAGCAACTCTCACAAACCCAGTTAACAACATTAGTATTATCCTCGCTTCCTGGTACTATGCCCAAGCAATACCTGGAAACAAAATCACTCACTATAGGTTCAGTTCTTCAGTAAAGGATTATGGAATAGATAGAACTAGCTCACTTACGACTGCACTAGGCCACTAGAGTAACGCTGTTCGGCTGTTGTTATACGAATTACCTGGGAAAAGAATGTGATGATAGGCAGCGGGGAAGACAACTTAGGACCGAACATTCATAGTCATACGGAACCCAAAAGTCAGGCAGGCATCTTGAATGGGATAAAAAGGCGAAACAAGAATAATGCAATTAGTTGATACAAAAGAGAGCAAAGACTGACCAGTGTATAGCTAGATCAAAACATTCTGAGCAATTAACTAAAAGTTGAGAGAAGCCTCTGTCTCCGCAAACATAGCAAACCTTCACAATCAATAACAATAACCTTTCATAAATACTCCCTACTTAACAATGCTAAATCAAAATTTTAAAAGGGAGACATATGAAGGATCGTATGTTTAAGCAACAGCGATAATATTATTCAAATGCATCAATAGCACCCGCATGTTCTACATATAATGACGGAAGCTTATATTCATTTCCTCTCCCTTCTGTTCCCTCCTAAATTGTATCCAGAAAAGCTCTTAGACTTAGTGATGCACTCACCAATCCTCAACATCTTAGTAGATGACGGGCCAATTATAATTCAACATCAAATTAAATATCCAATAAAGGATTACACAGAAAGTCTCTCATTAGTCATTATAAACCATGGTTTCTTATAGATGCAATCAGGCTAAGGGTCAGAACATGTTTCACATCAAAACAGCATTTTTGCAAATGCATACAATAGAATTGCTGAACCCAAAACCAAAAATATGCTAATAAACCTCTCTGCTTCCATTGTTTTAATATGGAAGGCTTGTAAATCTCGGAAAATAATCCATTGAATTGGGTTGGGTCACGAGTCGACCACATAAATAAGTCGGGTTAAATAAGTGTTTCACCTTAAACAGGTTAAATGAGTTTAATCAGTTTCGGTTAAATAGGTCAATTAGAATCAGCTACATATAAATGGATTAGACAAGTCGGATTAGGCTATAACGCCTGTAAGAAAGGCAACTTGATTGACTTGGGGTTACTATGTGTGACCAATTCATGTAAAAGTTGTACGAAAATGAACCCAACACGACCTCCGGTGCTACCTCGAAATCTCTCTTTAAGTATGGGACACTTAAAACACATTATGTAGATAACCTACAATCAGTTGCAGAAGATTACCAAAATGTGGAACAAAAAGTAGCAGATGACAAGAATAAATTCAGTAACTCAGTTAATCCAACATTATAAATTGATGACTGAAgtaaaaagtgaaaaaaaaaagttacctTTTTTCTCTTTCTCACACGATCCTTCTCTGATCGAACTCTCTTGCCTTGAATTCCCATTTTATTCACTTCCTGCCACAAACACAACACGGTAATTCATACTCCCTCCTACTCGCTCATTTCTTCAAGGAAATAATTTTGTACCACATAAAACACTCAACCACACATGCAAATTAATTTGGACCCCACAAACATTTCTAAAAAAGAAAAGATGGAAGAAAATCCGACTACCATACAAAcggaaagagggaagaaataagCGACTGGTAAAAAATATTTGCTAAAGAAAGAAGTAAACCGAACCGCAAAAACCGAACACGAAAAAATGTTGACATACACAAACAACAAAGTGTATGATTATCGGGTGGGGAAAGTGGGATGATCAGTAATCACTCAGAAACCATGAATTAAAACTTTTTTAAGAAAGGAAATAAATATGTGTGTGAGAATATCATAGTACATCAGGAACTTTACCATTTATGGTAAGGTATCAAATAATCAATGTATGGTCCATCTACTTTCATAACAATTTGTGCGTGTTACAGTACAGCATAAAAAGTGCGTAAAATAATGAGAATAATAAATAAAGTGTACCAGTGTACCAGTGTACCACCAGATACTATTACTGGGACATGGAAATATAACCGTTGAAGGCGCAAGTGAAATGTTGGTCTGTCACAGTAAAAATCAGATCTATGGAGGAATTCATCCATAAATATTGCACACTTAATGTGAGTCACTAACTCGCCATAACTCCATAATTATTACGGGTAGCTCTTAGAATCGAACAGCGTATTTGCTTTACAAATTCAATAGATCTTCTTTAAAACGGATATATCCGACTTTAGAATAAAACGAGTCAATAACACCTCACTTGTATAGATGTGGAAACTTTTTTGCAAATCTCGATgcattatgtttttattttatttgtgatACTTGGCCCATTTtaaaattatccgtcttaaatgagaatttgtgatatatGAAAATTGATATACTATAAAGTTTAGATTGATAAAGATGTTAGTAATTGTTTAGCTTATATAAATACTTCATTCGTcttggtcaattgttgtcctttactTTTGacacaaagattaaggaaaaagaggagggggtcaattactaaatgacaagttgaCCAAATTGTGTGTAAATGATCATATTGCAtttcaagttcattcttaaaatagaaagaaaaacaATTTAACGAGACACCCCAATAatagaataggacaacaaatgactaggTCGGAGCGAGTAATATATATAAGTATTCTTCAAATAAAAAATATAGGGTTGTTTTTGTCAGAGCGAGTAATATATATAAGTATTCTTCAAATAAAAAATAtagggtttttttgtcaaacacaacttttaaaaaaaaaaaattccaaacaccacctttaaaaaaaaagtttgtaaaacagaACCTTTAATAATTGTTGTTGTCAAACACGATATTTTGGCCAGAGTATAGTCACTTGCAATCACTTGCAATAGAGTGACTTTtagtcgatgtttgagatagtAAATAGGTCGGTTTGCGGTGTTCTTGGCTCATTAGAAAGGTGGGAGTACATGTTTTTCAACGGTTGTCAAGACGGTGATCAAAGATAACCTTATGTGGGGTAGATTGGTGTATAAAGTAAGGCAGGTCACAGAGGATTGATGAAGTTAAAGTAGGATTTTTTTCGTGGATCAATTCACTCCGCTCTTTCTCCACTTGCAACCAACGaccaccacaaacaacacaacaaCGACGTATCTTGCATTTCCCATAACctacataccaaatttcagaccaaacaaGACATCATAACTCCATTAAAAGACCCACGAAAAACCCCCCGACCATCCCCTATAAACCCCGACTTATAGCCATTTTTCTGACCAGCCATACCTTACACACCAATCGACTCCACATAAGGTCACCTTTCACCACCGTGTTTGCAACCCCTGGAAAGCGtgtactcccacctttccaaTGAGTCTAAGAATACCTCAAAGCAATCTCTTTTGCTATTTCAAATATAaactgaaagtcaccccattgcaaGTGGTCAAAAATCTAGCCAAaaagttgtgtttgacaaaaaaaaatttattagaGATCGTCTTgacaaactctttttttttttaagggtgatgtttgaaaatattttttttaaaaggttgtgtttgacgaaaaaaaaacccaaaaatataaGTAGATGTTTTTTAAAGTGAAATCGacagaaaatattttttttaagtgAAATCAATATCCATAAGCAAAATGATATCCATAAAATCTTTTTTTAAAGTGACACAAGAACTAAATTAAAATTCTACGAATCATGATATAGAAAAGGCTAAAAGCGCAATCACTACGCACAATAGCAAGTTTTAGAGGATTACTGCGTCACACATCTTGAAACAAAAGAACGAGAGCCAAGATTCGAACATGAACCAACCGTGAGACATTGAATCATTGAGGCAATAAGGTTTGAGCGCTCATACATTTACAAAAACTATACAACTCGAAGAGCCAGTACGGGCTGGGATCCTTCTCGATTGTCTAGTATACTTAGATCTAATACTACCCTAAACCGTCTGTAGTACCGTTATCAAACTTGTCATCATTATCTCAAAATGTTGTGTTTTCATACCTTTAGTAAGATCCGGTATGAATCTTTCATCACAGCTTGCCCAAGAAAAAGAGACTACTGCAGCTAAAACAGTCCATCCACAAGGGACCTGCCTATGAAGCATCTCGACTTAAACCTCACATCCTCAATCTCACACTGCAGCTTCTCTCGATGTTCAGTCAGTGACTCGACTTCTTCTTCTATCAACTTGTTTTCCTCACGCAATTTAACCACAATGGATCTATTGAGGTCCACGTTCTCTTCCAATGACTTGATGGATTTCTTGCATTGGGCCAGTTCTTCCTTCAGGAAAGAGTACTGACTTATCTCAAGAACTGTCTTCTCAACGTCTTCACATCGATCGTAGAGCCATTTCATATCAAATTCTAAAGCCTCGCCAAGCTGGCACAAGTTTCTAAGACGGTCAAGATGACGAGAGCGTATCTCCTTAAAGGAGACCTGCTCTAGGTCCTGAAATGCCTTGCAAATTTTCTCAAGTACAGTCTCAGGCATCATCGAGCAGCCCAGTCCAATATCTCCATATTTAATAAGAATTTTCGTAAGAATGGGTGCCAAATCAGATTTGATCGTGTATTGCCCTACTTGTACACGTAAAGTATCCGAACTTGTTTCAAGGAAATGGTCAGCTACATTTAGCATGGAGGATGTTGTAATCATGCTACTTCCTTCATTGAAAATTTCAGTCCCTTTCATGGCACTTTCTTTTTCGTCGTCTTCTTCATCGACCTCTAGCACTAATGTGGAAGTGGGAGATGAGCATGGTCCTGGTTCTTCAAAAGTAAGCACGGGAGTCCTACATGACTCCATTTCAGGAAGAGGATCAGAAGCCTGACATTCGAGCTGATCTACCCCAGCAACTAGTTGACAACGACCTGTAAAACCACAAAAAGCCGGAACGTTACAACTCATGGTCTTCAATTGGAATTCATTAAATTAGGGGAGAAAACAGAATTCAATGCCTGAAAAAGTGAAGTGGTAGCCACTCCTGGCCCTCGGTAGGCTCCTACTCCTCGTCTTAAAAGATATTTGGGGACACAAAATACTTGAAAGGAACTGAGTATCAATAATGGCCTTAAACTTACCAACTGAGATCTCAGAATTCCCTGGCATTTTAACTTGTAGTTCAGTCCTTTTATGATCATCTGCCACACTGTTAGAGGTGGTCACCAGAGGTTTCTCATCCAAACACGAAATGGTTTCTCCAGGAGTCGAAGGATCGGCCTCGTGTAGGTCTAATCCCTCTTTATAATGAAGCAAAGGGATCAAACAAGAGCGATTCTTAGAGTCGGTCGTGGCCATGGGAACCGCTACAGTAGGACCTAAACACAACAAGAATCTGTAAAGATTGGGGCTACAGTATCAACATATCAAAAAAAATGCGGATGTTAATTTCAACATACCATCGCCTGTTGAGTCTTCATTTAATCTCAGTATCATATTCTCGGAATTATTCTGATTAGTAACATTCACAGTGTGACAAAGGCTCGTTTCAGGAGTTTTATCAGAAAATTCTTCGGATTTGAGAGAAGGGGTCAAACAAGCCTTAATTTCAGCATCCATTGCTTGAGACACGTAGCTTTGTGGTTGTAACTCAACGTCATCTGAAATTTCAGACAAGTAAAAGCAGAAAAAAAATTGGCGTCTTCAAACACACAAATTAAGATATTGACCAACATTACCATAATCCATAGTGCCTAAAAGAACCTACAAGACTTTGCAAATGAGGTCGTAAGGGGATTGGAAGTACACATCCCTACCCTGGCATTGATCCAACAGAAAGAAAGAAGCTGTTTATGGATGACGCATAACGAAAATTGCGTCGAAAACTGCAGCTTATACTACATACTATTAGAGGCACAAACACTAAGTGAACTGTTTTGCTTTAATCGATAGTATTCTGAATGAATCTCACAAATAATCACACAAGTCTGTGGGACTAAAATAGTGCAAATTTTCAACATACCATCACCTGTTGAGTCTTCATTTAATCTCAGTATCATATTCTCGAAATTATTCTGATTAGTAACATTCACAGTGTGACAAAGGATCCTTTCAGGAtttttatcagaaaatgaagCCCTTGGCATATCAATCACTGGATTGGGAACTTCTTGCACTGGAAATTCTTCTGATTTGagaaaaggggtcaaacaagccTTAATCAATGGATTGGGAACTTCAGCATCCATTGCTTGAGACACATTGCTTTGTGGTTGTAACTCAACGTCATCTGAAATTTCAGAAAGGAGTAAACGCAGAAAACAAGTtggagttttcaaaaacacaaattcAGATTTTGACCAACATTACCATAGTCCATAGCGCCTACATGAACCTGAAAGGCTTTGCATATGAGGTCGTAAGGGGATTGGAAGTACACATCCCTAACCCGGCATTGACCAACAGAAAGAAAGAGGTTGTTTATGGATGACGGTCATGACGCATAaagaaaattgcgtcgagaactgcattcACCAGCTTATACTAAATACTATTAGAGGCACAAACACTAAGTGaaccaacaacaacatcagagccttaatcccaaaatgatttggagtCGAGTGACATGAATCATCCATTAGAAccatccatgggtgaacgcacacctcaaaatgcgaaaaaaatagaaaaggaaaaaaatgaaaaacaaaagggagagcgaaacataaaacaaagtcaaggtaaatttataagttttaaaatcgaagtccggatttcttttataaaaacttaaaatttaaatcgagaataaagattaaaacgattttaaaaACC from Silene latifolia isolate original U9 population chromosome 10, ASM4854445v1, whole genome shotgun sequence encodes:
- the LOC141605415 gene encoding uncharacterized protein LOC141605415 isoform X1 produces the protein MDEFLHRSDFYCDRPTFHLRLQRLYFHVPVIVSGGTLEVNKMGIQGKRVRSEKDRVRKRKKVCYVCGDRGFSQLLVNCSECFDLAIHWYCLGIVPGSEDNTNVVNWVCESCCALTESKPCETALAEDQSEVLQKLPPKSLPEILEEEWKNQLQHSGETFVPMSVSYKEVVLSPFIEHPEAISQGLVLIASSSGEITIHESCEPEFCHFGELVYKDEENEDKYSIEDIIEHPEAISNELVLIASPSGEITIHESGKLDFSYAGELVYKVIENGEGYSIEDTMELDFGAEEQIDSGFLSETVELDFGTDEENDVCYPDKPPTMLDFVVEDQVHQGIKPPKVNVGIQPVSTNFQPEILSLPVPKHTVQQSLSENESQSSKAHDSPEMSIPASVLDMANGFLESTLERIDVNVGPYKIRSDLAPILRNLLSKYGDIFSDCVVEPDIFLVTICQAIQYLQTIPFKNLRQQHIDYIRDTLKFPDACAVNVEWLEKHCDYLEEVAHQTVNYIALKEEWDETARNIRLKKKMVGSSGSKQELRIMEDETGGEEGHLRELEDNMKSIKSLWRRISRKSLVDGLF
- the LOC141605415 gene encoding uncharacterized protein LOC141605415 isoform X2 codes for the protein MEVNKMGIQGKRVRSEKDRVRKRKKVCYVCGDRGFSQLLVNCSECFDLAIHWYCLGIVPGSEDNTNVVNWVCESCCALTESKPCETALAEDQSEVLQKLPPKSLPEILEEEWKNQLQHSGETFVPMSVSYKEVVLSPFIEHPEAISQGLVLIASSSGEITIHESCEPEFCHFGELVYKDEENEDKYSIEDIIEHPEAISNELVLIASPSGEITIHESGKLDFSYAGELVYKVIENGEGYSIEDTMELDFGAEEQIDSGFLSETVELDFGTDEENDVCYPDKPPTMLDFVVEDQVHQGIKPPKVNVGIQPVSTNFQPEILSLPVPKHTVQQSLSENESQSSKAHDSPEMSIPASVLDMANGFLESTLERIDVNVGPYKIRSDLAPILRNLLSKYGDIFSDCVVEPDIFLVTICQAIQYLQTIPFKNLRQQHIDYIRDTLKFPDACAVNVEWLEKHCDYLEEVAHQTVNYIALKEEWDETARNIRLKKKMVGSSGSKQELRIMEDETGGEEGHLRELEDNMKSIKSLWRRISRKSLVDGLF
- the LOC141605415 gene encoding uncharacterized protein LOC141605415 isoform X3, which gives rise to MGIQGKRVRSEKDRVRKRKKVCYVCGDRGFSQLLVNCSECFDLAIHWYCLGIVPGSEDNTNVVNWVCESCCALTESKPCETALAEDQSEVLQKLPPKSLPEILEEEWKNQLQHSGETFVPMSVSYKEVVLSPFIEHPEAISQGLVLIASSSGEITIHESCEPEFCHFGELVYKDEENEDKYSIEDIIEHPEAISNELVLIASPSGEITIHESGKLDFSYAGELVYKVIENGEGYSIEDTMELDFGAEEQIDSGFLSETVELDFGTDEENDVCYPDKPPTMLDFVVEDQVHQGIKPPKVNVGIQPVSTNFQPEILSLPVPKHTVQQSLSENESQSSKAHDSPEMSIPASVLDMANGFLESTLERIDVNVGPYKIRSDLAPILRNLLSKYGDIFSDCVVEPDIFLVTICQAIQYLQTIPFKNLRQQHIDYIRDTLKFPDACAVNVEWLEKHCDYLEEVAHQTVNYIALKEEWDETARNIRLKKKMVGSSGSKQELRIMEDETGGEEGHLRELEDNMKSIKSLWRRISRKSLVDGLF
- the LOC141605415 gene encoding uncharacterized protein LOC141605415 isoform X4, producing the protein MFGPKLSSPLPIITFFSQVIRITTAEQRYSSGLVQSYCLGIVPGSEDNTNVVNWVCESCCALTESKPCETALAEDQSEVLQKLPPKSLPEILEEEWKNQLQHSGETFVPMSVSYKEVVLSPFIEHPEAISQGLVLIASSSGEITIHESCEPEFCHFGELVYKDEENEDKYSIEDIIEHPEAISNELVLIASPSGEITIHESGKLDFSYAGELVYKVIENGEGYSIEDTMELDFGAEEQIDSGFLSETVELDFGTDEENDVCYPDKPPTMLDFVVEDQVHQGIKPPKVNVGIQPVSTNFQPEILSLPVPKHTVQQSLSENESQSSKAHDSPEMSIPASVLDMANGFLESTLERIDVNVGPYKIRSDLAPILRNLLSKYGDIFSDCVVEPDIFLVTICQAIQYLQTIPFKNLRQQHIDYIRDTLKFPDACAVNVEWLEKHCDYLEEVAHQTVNYIALKEEWDETARNIRLKKKMVGSSGSKQELRIMEDETGGEEGHLRELEDNMKSIKSLWRRISRKSLVDGLF